A stretch of Mucilaginibacter terrae DNA encodes these proteins:
- a CDS encoding tyrosine-type recombinase/integrase — protein MATVSAKILKHHKKTDGTFNVKICISHKRDRSFIDTEFYVTEKQLKKDRSIKDQFILTCVNKSLDTYRRVICDNDELIGRMTASDIKDFLLKKDKKIDFLDFADQHIKILMENDQGKSAANFKTVRNHIIDFIKRQSDLPIEQITIDFLERFEAFLRGPRIMTRLDRLGRPYKAKGKPLGDASVHVYLRDFSGLFSAAIDHHNRPSIGLTPIKDNPFSDYSIVGAPETKKRNIDAEKVITIKNSRPRPASRCEMARDLFMLSFYLCGINAIDLYKANYQIKNGRLEYRRSKTEGRRKDGAFISIKLPEEATKLLEGYGGILQGRYATIGNLNKAISIGMRELQKLTGISGITFYSARHSFASLARNICRMSKDDIALALNHVDNGHKTTDIYLAKDWSIVDDVQEAVLNLLRPNNGKRNCNPPKRFSILTGIVLTKII, from the coding sequence ATGGCCACTGTAAGTGCAAAAATTCTTAAACATCACAAAAAAACGGATGGGACTTTCAATGTAAAAATCTGCATCAGTCACAAGCGGGACCGCTCGTTTATCGACACTGAATTCTACGTTACCGAAAAACAGCTTAAGAAAGATCGTTCCATTAAAGATCAATTCATTCTTACGTGTGTAAACAAATCGCTGGATACTTACCGACGAGTTATCTGTGATAATGATGAGCTGATCGGTCGCATGACTGCATCAGATATCAAAGATTTTTTATTGAAGAAAGATAAGAAGATAGATTTTCTTGACTTTGCTGATCAACACATTAAGATACTCATGGAGAACGATCAGGGAAAAAGTGCGGCAAATTTTAAAACCGTTCGAAATCACATCATCGATTTTATCAAAAGGCAAAGTGATCTGCCGATTGAACAAATCACTATTGACTTCTTGGAAAGATTTGAAGCATTCTTGAGAGGGCCACGAATTATGACCAGATTGGATCGATTAGGCAGGCCTTATAAGGCGAAAGGTAAGCCGCTTGGCGATGCCTCTGTTCATGTTTACCTTCGTGACTTCAGCGGGCTGTTTTCGGCAGCTATTGATCATCATAACAGACCGTCGATCGGCCTTACTCCAATTAAGGACAACCCTTTCAGTGATTATTCAATAGTTGGGGCACCGGAAACAAAAAAAAGGAATATTGATGCCGAAAAAGTTATCACTATCAAAAATTCCCGGCCGCGACCCGCTTCACGATGTGAAATGGCACGGGATCTCTTTATGTTATCATTTTACTTGTGTGGAATAAATGCAATTGATCTTTACAAAGCCAACTACCAAATTAAAAACGGGCGCTTAGAATATCGTCGCTCAAAAACTGAGGGGCGCAGAAAGGACGGTGCATTCATCAGTATAAAATTACCAGAAGAAGCAACGAAATTATTAGAGGGTTATGGCGGCATATTGCAGGGACGGTATGCTACTATCGGGAACCTCAATAAAGCTATTAGTATCGGCATGCGAGAACTGCAAAAACTTACAGGCATTAGTGGGATAACCTTTTATTCAGCACGGCATTCCTTTGCATCTTTGGCACGAAATATTTGTCGGATGTCGAAGGATGATATCGCACTGGCATTGAACCACGTGGATAACGGTCATAAGACGACCGATATTTATTTGGCAAAAGATTGGTCGATAGTAGATGATGTGCAGGAGGCAGTTTTAAATCTTTTAAGGCCAAATAACGGCAAGCGCAACTGTAACCCACCCAAGCGTTTTAGTATTTTGACCGGAATCGTCTTGACGAAGATTATTTAG
- a CDS encoding outer membrane beta-barrel family protein, translating to MALLFSTLTYGQLVIKGTVLNNNGQPLPFTSIAVLKDSVKISGVFADQNGNFSANVPNNFPLQLSFKIIGYQVKQAVIDRPVDSLIRVVLMPNVKVLSEVVISGQKPLLERKIDRYVFNIENSIAAANVDAFDAVSLTPGVLADNNSIGLIGKGNARVMINDRLIQLSGNDLKDYLRSFNSSDIASIEVITSPPAKYDAAGSGGLINIKLKGIRKDSFSGSLSGRFNHGYYPGGNGTGTLNLNKRKWTVSNSLSLSNGSIKPIESNTFFLNSYQRDENQTRREFNKSISDRLSVDYDFSKTTNVGIEVFGSISHPDINGNDHLNFRSTAQALDSAISSVILAKHRTGFFSGNIHFNQVLDKKGRKLAFNADYFNNDANFRNSTHTVNQNYLTNTVATNVLLNTSDQTTRSYTGKLDIDYPTAFATLSGGSKYSFNNVNSYTSFQSDLGSVMNYTDRFQYDENIFALYANAKKKVSKKVEFQAGLRLEDTRTKVVSESIPSAIKNNYLNLFPSVYLNFTPNDNQGVSINYNRRISRPYFRSLNPFRFYSNEVTYSSGNPYLQPSIAQNFELNLTQSRNLYCSIYYSKADDSSKELTTVNEDGIQITTPLNYYTSNSYGAGVYYIYNQIKWWESSNAVNGFKYSVTSDIPQIAPSVSQTSFYMSSQNTFLLNQKSGLRVSVNARYSTPFVDGVYKYSSNFNLNLGIQTSLFAKKVTGRLIVNDLFRTQNNNYQANYSSGFYRSNNYYDRRNVALSLQYRFGNKKVSGKDIKNSNAAETQRL from the coding sequence ATGGCACTATTATTTAGCACTTTAACTTATGGACAACTTGTGATCAAAGGAACGGTTTTAAATAATAACGGTCAGCCGTTGCCATTTACATCGATAGCTGTATTAAAAGACAGCGTAAAAATATCAGGCGTATTTGCTGATCAAAATGGGAACTTTTCAGCAAACGTACCAAACAATTTTCCGCTTCAATTGAGTTTCAAGATCATTGGTTATCAGGTAAAACAGGCCGTGATCGACCGGCCAGTCGATTCGCTCATAAGAGTAGTCCTAATGCCAAATGTGAAAGTACTTTCAGAAGTTGTAATTTCCGGTCAAAAACCACTATTGGAGCGTAAGATAGACCGCTATGTATTTAATATAGAGAACAGTATAGCTGCCGCAAACGTCGATGCTTTTGATGCGGTATCACTAACCCCTGGAGTTCTGGCGGACAACAATTCGATCGGCCTGATCGGTAAAGGCAATGCCCGGGTGATGATCAACGACCGTCTGATTCAATTGTCAGGGAATGATTTAAAAGACTATTTACGATCATTCAATTCTAGTGACATAGCCAGCATCGAAGTCATCACGTCTCCGCCAGCAAAGTATGATGCGGCAGGCAGTGGTGGGTTAATCAATATCAAATTGAAAGGTATTCGAAAAGATAGTTTTTCAGGCAGTTTGAGCGGCCGATTCAACCACGGGTATTACCCTGGTGGCAATGGTACTGGAACTCTTAACCTGAATAAGCGTAAATGGACGGTGAGTAATTCGCTAAGTCTTTCTAACGGGTCGATCAAGCCGATAGAGTCGAATACATTCTTCCTTAACTCTTACCAGAGAGATGAGAACCAGACACGTAGAGAATTCAACAAATCCATTAGTGACAGACTTTCCGTAGATTATGACTTCTCAAAAACGACCAATGTAGGTATCGAGGTATTTGGGAGCATATCCCATCCTGATATCAACGGAAATGATCATTTAAACTTCCGTTCAACTGCTCAGGCATTAGATTCGGCGATCTCTTCTGTGATTTTAGCAAAACACAGAACCGGCTTTTTCTCAGGCAATATTCACTTTAATCAGGTGTTGGACAAAAAAGGAAGGAAATTAGCTTTTAACGCCGATTACTTTAACAATGATGCAAATTTCAGAAATTCAACTCATACGGTAAATCAGAATTACCTCACCAATACAGTCGCTACAAATGTATTACTGAACACCTCTGATCAAACAACACGTAGTTACACTGGTAAATTGGACATCGATTACCCTACTGCTTTTGCAACTTTATCGGGTGGCAGCAAATATTCTTTCAATAACGTAAACAGCTACACAAGTTTTCAAAGTGATCTTGGATCGGTGATGAATTACACAGACCGCTTTCAGTATGATGAGAACATTTTTGCATTATATGCAAACGCTAAGAAAAAGGTTTCAAAAAAGGTAGAGTTCCAGGCTGGGCTACGATTAGAAGATACGAGGACAAAAGTTGTATCGGAGAGCATTCCTTCTGCCATCAAAAACAATTATTTGAATCTATTTCCCTCCGTATATTTAAATTTTACGCCTAACGACAATCAGGGTGTGTCCATAAATTACAACAGGAGAATCAGCAGACCATATTTCAGATCGCTTAATCCATTTCGTTTCTATTCCAATGAGGTAACGTACTCAAGTGGCAATCCCTATCTACAACCATCGATTGCGCAAAATTTCGAGCTGAATTTAACCCAATCGAGAAATTTATATTGCTCCATTTACTACTCTAAAGCAGATGATAGTTCCAAGGAACTGACAACGGTGAATGAAGACGGTATACAAATTACGACGCCATTAAATTATTACACTTCAAATTCCTACGGAGCTGGAGTATACTACATATACAACCAGATAAAATGGTGGGAGTCTTCCAACGCGGTCAATGGCTTTAAGTATTCGGTTACCTCAGATATTCCACAGATAGCGCCGTCCGTGAGCCAGACCTCCTTCTATATGTCAAGTCAGAATACATTTCTGCTAAATCAGAAAAGCGGGTTGAGAGTTAGCGTAAATGCCAGGTACAGTACACCGTTTGTCGATGGCGTGTACAAGTACAGTTCAAATTTTAATTTAAACCTGGGTATACAAACATCTCTCTTTGCTAAAAAGGTTACCGGAAGGCTTATCGTAAACGATCTGTTCAGAACGCAAAATAATAATTATCAGGCCAACTATAGCTCTGGATTCTACAGGAGCAACAATTACTATGACCGAAGAAATGTCGCCCTATCACTTCAATATCGATTCGGCAACAAAAAGGTATCTGGTAAGGATATTAAAAACAGCAATGCTGCGGAGACGCAGAGATTATAA
- a CDS encoding radical SAM/SPASM domain-containing protein, which yields MRPSYFNTFFDYDSKKIGYNSLSNEFIILEPMLHELYDAATKEKNLPELNEIHPEFYQFLVQKKFIVEDNLDEVAIVKQLQARVDFDENNYVLVINPTMNCNFKCWYCYESHIKDSKMSSEIVTKVIKFSDRIIEQKKVKYFHLAWFGGEPLLYAEEVIFPILKELHHNFKSNGIEFSSSFTTNGLLINEHFIDYFKAHDANDFQITLDGDEQTHDTVRFVSKTRGSYRQILSNIKLLAGRDCTVTVRINISDQTVAGLFNIADDFSSFGEELMKKITFSFQKVWQELKPIDAGIDASIAYFRRLGYKVNYIGGRADTVRNSCYADKKNQATINYNGDVFKCTARDFTSETKEGVIDIDGNLSWNELEQKRMNIKFQNKPCLRCKLLPICNGGCSQNALENEGRDYCVYDFDEQKKNDVIYHKFLENVVYA from the coding sequence ATGAGACCCAGCTACTTCAATACTTTTTTTGATTATGATTCGAAAAAAATCGGATATAACTCACTTAGCAATGAATTTATAATTCTTGAACCCATGCTCCATGAGTTGTATGATGCGGCAACAAAAGAGAAAAATTTGCCGGAGCTAAACGAAATACACCCGGAGTTCTATCAATTCCTGGTACAAAAGAAGTTTATAGTTGAGGATAACCTTGACGAAGTCGCCATTGTAAAACAGCTCCAGGCGAGGGTGGATTTTGATGAAAATAACTATGTGCTGGTCATTAATCCTACGATGAACTGTAATTTTAAATGTTGGTATTGTTATGAAAGCCATATCAAGGATTCAAAAATGAGTTCTGAGATTGTGACCAAGGTGATCAAGTTCTCAGATAGGATCATCGAACAAAAAAAGGTTAAATATTTTCATTTGGCATGGTTTGGCGGGGAACCCCTGCTCTATGCCGAAGAAGTGATCTTTCCAATATTGAAAGAGCTTCATCATAACTTCAAATCAAATGGTATTGAATTCAGTTCCAGCTTCACCACCAACGGATTACTGATCAATGAACACTTTATAGACTATTTTAAGGCTCATGATGCGAATGATTTTCAAATTACTCTTGATGGTGATGAGCAAACTCACGATACCGTAAGATTTGTGTCAAAGACCAGAGGTTCCTACCGCCAGATATTAAGTAACATCAAGCTGCTTGCCGGCCGGGATTGCACGGTCACCGTTAGAATCAACATTTCAGACCAAACAGTTGCAGGTCTGTTCAATATCGCAGATGATTTCAGCAGTTTCGGAGAGGAGTTAATGAAAAAGATCACTTTTTCTTTTCAAAAGGTCTGGCAGGAATTAAAACCCATTGATGCCGGCATAGATGCGAGCATTGCTTATTTCCGCAGATTAGGTTATAAGGTCAATTATATTGGCGGAAGAGCTGACACGGTAAGGAACTCATGCTATGCTGATAAAAAGAACCAGGCCACCATTAATTACAATGGCGACGTCTTCAAATGTACCGCTAGAGATTTTACCTCCGAAACCAAGGAAGGCGTTATTGATATAGATGGAAATCTCAGTTGGAATGAATTGGAACAAAAAAGAATGAATATTAAGTTTCAAAACAAACCATGCCTTAGGTGTAAACTGCTGCCCATTTGCAATGGTGGTTGCAGTCAAAACGCATTAGAAAATGAAGGACGGGATTACTGCGTATATGACTTTGATGAACAAAAGAAAAATGATGTTATCTATCATAAGTTTTTGGAAAATGTAGTATATGCCTAA
- a CDS encoding peptidase domain-containing ABC transporter, translated as MPKFSFIAQHDQMDCGPACLSMIARSYGKVYSLQYLRENSYITKDGVSVLGIREAASKIGFDSESVKISLQELNTPDHFPCILHWNQNHFVVLYAIEKRLFSNEINYKIADPGFGLIKVNEERLKKSWVSDGNKGVAILLDPTQEFYSLAEPPKPKTRFKELFKYLYPYKKQMVQLFSGLFGGSLITLTFPFLAQTLVDKGVVQKDLGIIYTILIAQICLYTGSVLIEIIRNWITLYVGSRVNISIISDFLKKILKLPIRFFDTKLIGDFNQRIQDQDRIEKFLTSQSLATLFSVVNFSVFFFVLFFYSPKILGCYLILTAIAIGWSLSFFHSRKILDYQKFQSRSDNQESIYELINGIQEIKLNSVEKYKREKWENIQVKLFGINLRILKLDQLQMTGFDFINSIKNILVTFIAAKEVINANLTLGAMLSISYIIGQMNSPVNQLIAFFRALQDARISMERLNDIHHQADEEIPGQLSMSFDDNQVTNGRQKGIKIKNLSFQYEGPKSAYTLKNINLFIPEGQTTAIVGESGSGKTTLMKLLLKFYEPSQGTIHVDDHNLNDISAKSWRNNCGVVMQEGYIFSDTIERNIYTGEEEFDQAKFNQSVAIANIKSFLVSLPLRENTKIGAGGVGISGGQKQRLLIARAVYKSPKYMFFDEATSSLDADNERVIHDNLQSFFENRTVVVIAHRLSTVRNADQIIVLKDGEIVENGDHQELISLKGRYFELVKNQLELSV; from the coding sequence ATGCCTAAGTTCTCCTTCATAGCGCAACACGACCAGATGGACTGTGGGCCTGCATGCCTTTCTATGATTGCGAGATCGTATGGAAAGGTATACAGCCTGCAATATCTAAGAGAAAACTCGTACATCACCAAAGACGGCGTGAGTGTTTTAGGTATCCGGGAGGCTGCAAGTAAAATAGGTTTTGACAGCGAATCGGTCAAGATAAGTCTCCAGGAGTTAAATACACCTGACCATTTTCCTTGCATTTTGCATTGGAATCAGAACCACTTTGTTGTGCTGTATGCCATAGAAAAACGTTTGTTCAGTAATGAAATTAACTACAAGATTGCTGATCCCGGATTTGGCTTAATTAAAGTCAATGAGGAAAGGCTGAAAAAATCATGGGTATCGGACGGGAATAAAGGTGTGGCTATCCTACTCGATCCAACCCAGGAATTTTATTCCTTAGCAGAGCCCCCAAAGCCCAAAACCAGGTTTAAGGAGCTATTTAAATATCTGTACCCTTACAAGAAACAAATGGTACAACTCTTCTCTGGGCTATTTGGAGGGAGTTTGATTACACTTACGTTCCCGTTTTTAGCCCAAACACTTGTTGACAAAGGTGTTGTCCAAAAGGATCTGGGTATCATATATACGATCCTGATCGCTCAAATCTGCTTGTATACCGGATCTGTGTTAATTGAGATTATCCGGAATTGGATCACACTTTATGTCGGTAGCAGGGTCAACATTTCTATAATATCCGATTTTCTTAAAAAGATCCTAAAGCTGCCTATTCGATTCTTCGACACGAAACTTATCGGGGATTTCAATCAGCGTATTCAAGATCAAGACCGGATTGAAAAGTTTCTGACATCACAAAGTTTAGCCACCCTGTTCTCCGTTGTTAATTTCTCCGTTTTTTTCTTTGTGCTGTTTTTTTACTCGCCCAAAATACTGGGATGCTACTTGATCTTAACGGCAATAGCAATAGGCTGGTCATTATCTTTTTTTCATTCAAGAAAAATCCTGGACTATCAAAAATTTCAGAGCCGATCTGATAATCAGGAATCCATTTACGAATTGATCAATGGAATACAGGAGATCAAACTTAATAGTGTAGAAAAATATAAGCGGGAAAAATGGGAAAACATCCAGGTTAAGCTTTTTGGTATAAACTTAAGGATCTTAAAACTTGACCAATTACAAATGACAGGTTTTGATTTTATCAACTCCATAAAGAACATTTTGGTAACGTTTATTGCAGCTAAAGAAGTGATCAATGCTAATTTGACTTTAGGGGCGATGTTAAGTATTAGCTATATCATAGGACAGATGAATAGCCCCGTCAATCAACTTATAGCATTTTTCCGTGCACTTCAGGATGCCCGCATCAGTATGGAAAGATTGAATGATATTCATCATCAGGCAGATGAAGAAATACCCGGACAACTATCGATGTCTTTTGACGACAACCAAGTTACCAATGGGCGGCAAAAAGGAATCAAAATAAAGAATCTTTCTTTCCAGTATGAAGGGCCAAAGTCTGCTTACACCCTTAAAAATATTAATCTGTTTATACCTGAAGGTCAAACCACGGCAATAGTAGGAGAATCCGGAAGCGGGAAAACGACGTTGATGAAATTACTTTTGAAGTTTTACGAACCAAGTCAGGGTACGATTCATGTCGATGATCATAATCTAAATGACATCTCTGCCAAAAGCTGGCGGAACAACTGCGGCGTCGTTATGCAGGAAGGTTACATTTTTTCCGATACCATAGAAAGAAACATTTACACTGGCGAGGAGGAATTTGACCAGGCCAAATTTAATCAATCCGTCGCCATTGCTAATATAAAGAGTTTCCTGGTGTCACTCCCATTAAGAGAAAACACTAAGATCGGAGCTGGAGGAGTTGGAATAAGCGGCGGACAAAAGCAGCGGCTTTTAATAGCAAGAGCTGTATATAAATCGCCTAAATACATGTTTTTTGATGAAGCAACCTCCTCTTTGGATGCTGACAACGAGCGGGTTATTCATGACAATTTGCAATCGTTTTTTGAAAACAGAACGGTCGTTGTCATTGCTCACCGGCTAAGCACCGTCAGAAATGCAGATCAGATCATTGTGCTTAAGGATGGCGAAATTGTGGAGAATGGTGACCATCAAGAGCTGATTTCGTTAAAGGGCCGTTATTTTGAATTAGTCAAGAACCAGTTAGAATTAAGTGTGTAA